The following is a genomic window from Candidatus Methylomirabilis tolerans.
CCGTCGTCTCTTTCGTGATATCGTTACTGAGCTCATCCAGCGTGTAGCCGACGGCCAACTTGGCGGCGATCTTCGCAATCGGAAACCCGGTGGCCTTGCTGGCCAATGCCGAGGATCGAGAAACCCTCGGATTCATCTCGATCGCCAGCATCCGGCCGTTCTCGGGGTTGACGGCGAACTGGATATTGCTGCCGCCCGTCTCAACCCCGATCTCTCGAATGATGGCAATGGAGGCGTCCCGCATGAGCTGATACTCTTTATCAGACAGGGTCTGAGCCGGGGCCACCGTAATCGAATCGCCGGTATGGACCCCCATCGGGTCGAAATTCTCGATGGAACAGATAATCACCACATTGTCCTTCAGGTCGCGCATCACCTCCAGCTCGAACTCCTTCCAGCCGATGACGGAGGCTTCGATCAGGACCTGATGGACGGGGCTCATGCTGAGTCCCCACTGGATCTGCTCGTCGAATTCATCCCGGTTGTAGGCAATGCTGCCGCCGGTGCCGCCAAGTGTGAACGAAGGACGGATGATCGCCGGATAGCCGATCCGTTCGACAACGGCACGAGCCTGCTCGAACGAGTCGGCATGGCCGCTCTCGGGCACCTCGACCCCAACTTTCTGCATCGCCTGTTTGAAGAGATCTCGATCTTCGGCCTTTTTGATGGCATGGAGCTTCGCCCCGATCATCTCGACCCCGTATCGGTCCAGAATTCCCTCCTCGGCCAGCGCAACGGCCAGATTAAGACCGGTTTGTCCCCCGAGGGTGGGTAGCAGCGCATCGGGTTTCTCCCGGGCGATGATCTGCTCTACGATCGGCACGGTCAGCGGCTCCAGGTAGGTCCGGTCCGCCGTCTCCGGGTCGGTCATAATGGTGGCCGGATTCGAGTTGACCAGGATTACCCGGTAGCCTTCCTCTCGCAACGCCTTGCAGGCCTGAGTCCCCGAATAGTCGAACTCACACCCCTGTCCGATGACGATCGGGCCGGACCCGATGATCAGGATTGTCTCTATGTCGGTTCGCTTTGGCACCTACTTCACCTTCACGCCGTAGGCAAGGCCATCGCCTACGGGGAGGATCTGAGCGAGAAGCTGGGGATGACGGACGAAGTAGTCGTTGAAGCCGCGCAGCGCTTCCGTTGAGCGACGATACTGCTCCCCGAACAGCCGACCGGTCGCCACTTGCCCTCTCCAGAGGACATTATCGCACACGACAACTCCGCCAATCCGCATCAGCGGCAAAGCCAGATCCAGATAGTCACGGTACTCCTCCTTCACCGCATCAAGATAGACGAGGTCAAATGGCCCCTCAAGTGTCGGGATGACCGTCAGCGCTGGACCCTTGTGAAACTCCACACGATCCTGCAGACCGGCACGCTTCAGATACGCCTTCGCCTTCGCGATCATCTCAGCGTTGGTGTCGATGGTTATAACCCTGCCTTGAGACGATATGGCTCGCGCCATAAAGATGTCGGCATACCCGATGGCGGTGCCGACCTCCAGCACCCGCTCTGCCCGGATCGCCTGGACCGTAATCTCCAGAAAGATCGCAACCTCCGGATCGGCGAT
Proteins encoded in this region:
- a CDS encoding O-methyltransferase — protein: MKAQIGLIIHREQEEYLGRLLHERDPLLQEMERFAGEHGVPIADPEVAIFLEITVQAIRAERVLEVGTAIGYADIFMARAISSQGRVITIDTNAEMIAKAKAYLKRAGLQDRVEFHKGPALTVIPTLEGPFDLVYLDAVKEEYRDYLDLALPLMRIGGVVVCDNVLWRGQVATGRLFGEQYRRSTEALRGFNDYFVRHPQLLAQILPVGDGLAYGVKVK